In Plasmodium coatneyi strain Hackeri chromosome 8, complete sequence, the genomic stretch catgtaAGAATTCATGATTCCACCGTCCTCTTCATCATATGGGGCATCATAAGGGATGCCACTATCCCCCCCATGGAGACCATTGTCATAATAGCTTTCTCCATAATGGGAGTAATTACCTCCGTCATGGCGAAGATGATCTGATCGGCTGTCCACCTTTTTGAATATACTAATTTTCCTTTCAAGACTtgactttttattttctagtccttttttttttaaaaaagaattgtacGGTGGTAGTTTAATATTAAGGTGGAATGGATCCCCTTTGAGGATGCACAGAAAGTATTTTATTACCTTATACGTGGAGTAGTGAAGCATCCCCGTTGTGATGAGCTCCTTCTTCTTGGACGTCATGCTACTAGTGTATGTCTTCCCTTTCACGTGTTTAAAAGGCATGGTTGACGTCTTATAATAATCTGAGGAGCATTTGAACTTGTAAAAATTAACGTGGTCGTTATTTTTGCGGATGTTATTGATGAGACTTCCATGTTTTACTTGTATccaattttgcattttcctaaATGCGGAATCGCTGGAGGGGGTTAATTCGTCTCTGCTAGGTGACCTGTTTGGTGAGCCGTTTGGTTCACTAATTTTAACACCCTTCGGAAGGGCTCCCTCCATTGTGAGAACTCCATTAGTTGGGGTAACCGTCGATAATCCGTCCCCCTTTGTGATCATTCCCCCATCAGTGGATGTATTCCCACCCCATTTGTAGTTCTGCTTGGGGGGGTActccttcctatttttgttctttttgatTAACGCTTTTATACACGCTAGGGTGCACTTGGGAAGGTAATTCAAATTGTACCCACCTTCTAACACTAGGataattcttcctttgcaGAAAATGTCggcgaaattttttaactgcaAAGTCATCCACTGGTAAAAATTGTGTGTGAGGTTACATTCCCCCAGGGGGTCCTTAATAGAAGCATCGAACCCACACgatatgaaaataaattcagGCTGAAAAGTTTCCAATACAGGAAGGAGTAGATATTTAAACACATAGTAAACATCGCAATTGTTGTACCCTTTTTCGAGAGGCACATTAATGTTAAACTTGTATCCACTTTTACTTCCCAATTCGTTTTTCGCTCCTGTGCgaggataaaataaattttcttcataagATTTAAgattctttttctctttggttcccctttctttcctcttctttttcatcttctttttcctatcaTCTGTATGTGTGGCATTACTTGGAGGTTCGCCGGAAATAGTAGCGACCTTTCTGTTGTCGAGTGTGGTTGATAAGGCACCCTGTGTTGTGCTCAAGATGGGATCCAATATAGAGGAACCTTTAGTGTCCGATTTAAACGTTTTACATAAACCTTTGTTGATTTCTGCCTTCCTGCCTTTGTtactcttccccttttcaccGTTGGTCGTCCCCCCTCCGGCAGCGGAGTTAgcacctttcttcttcttcccatcattcttcttcttatcaAACCTGTGAATCGAAAAGCACAAGACGTCCTTGTCACTGTAGAATATTTCTTGCGTCCCGTTGTCATGGTGCACATCCCAATCGAAAATGAAGATTTTCCTTatcccatattttttaaaaatatatttgcacGCTACACTGATATTGTTGAATATGCAAAAACCGGAGGGGCTACTTCTACTGCAGTGGTGACCGGGCGGTCTTATGGCAGCAAATCCGCAGTTGATGTCGGTGAAGGAGCTGCTACTGGTAGTGCACTCCTTAGCGCTACATATGGAAGTTGAGTAGCTCCTAAACTGTTTGTTAAAAACGGGCACTTCTTCCCTATTCGTGGGGTTATTCGTGTGATTATTCGTTTGATTATTCGTGGGGGGCATTTCTTCAATCACGTTCGCTAATTGGGTATCTGCCTCTTGTTGCTCCGGTGGGGTGGCCTCACCAAGGCAGGCGATACTCTCCTCTTTATTAGGTTCTTCGAGGGTAGAAGGGTCTTCATTTGGAGGCCTTTCACTCTGGGCCTGGTTCCAGTTGTAGCAGTAGTTGGACGTACTAACAGTTTTATGAGTACCCCTTTTAGGAGCAGCATTGGTGGGTTTCTTATTTTTGGTGTTACTCCGAACATGGTTTACCCCGCCGTTGTTTTCGCTAAGGCCGATGTCGTGCTCCTCGAACGGACTCATCACATACAGGTTGCTCTCCGACTTGGAGCGTTTGAAATGACTGTTGTGATTAATTCTGTTCCGTAAAAAGCCTCTTACCCCGTTTGGTGGAATATTCCTAAAAAAGTTATAATTGTACCGAaaggattttttaaaatcaaTGTATTTAAACTTTTCATTCTTATTAGACAAAATTACATCACAAAGATTTAACAGTCCCCCAACTGCCCTCTTCGAAACTGTTCCCGTGTAAGACGTATAATATGTGTCGTGTTTATCAAAGGGATATATAACGTCCTTCTTGTTGtactttaattttctttttagggAATAGAAGATATTATTAATATGAGTACTAGTATGGCATTCTTTAATCTCCTCATATAAAGCTTCTCTGCATTTTATTTGaaccattttatttattacatttttttctttcaaggCTTTTATAATGCATTTTATTCTGTCTGGACTTTCCACGTGATTTTCGTCAAAGTGCAGATTTTGACACATGTACTCCTCATCACATACGAACCCTATGCAGTCGTATTCTACATTGTTATTGCCACgtttggaggaggagaagattcttccattttttagaTCACCCGGTTGGTGGTATTTATAATTACTATCAGCATATTTGTACAAATGGTTTACGTTACTCCTTTTGTTCGCCTTCCTTTTGTTGTAATGTGTGTAGTAATTGTTTTTTCGGAGAAGCAGACTCTTTTGCGGGTTGGTCGGGTAGTATTCGTCCAGTGCGTTGTCTGCATAGGAACTGGTGCCTCCATCGGGGGGGCCTAAAGCCGCCCTTCTCGTTGCACCGCTGGATGTAGAGAACTTAACCTTAGCAGGGACGCCAGAAGATACACCAACAGGGAAATTGTCCAGTGCACCCCTTTCGAATACCTCCAAATCCGTGTCCGCCTCCCCCCCAGTGTCTAAATCAGCACTTCCATCACATTCAATATAGAAATTGTTGTTCTGTTGTTCCATTGAATTGCCCTTCTTTTTCAGAGACAGAAATATTTTGTCAAGGAGGTACTTGTTTGCTTTGAATTCCCCATCgttgctgctgctggtgGATGATAATTGCCCCCTCCTAAGGtgcattttcttcctaaCTGAAGAACCCTTTTGCaatttattcctcctttttgagtAATTCTTATTGATCATATTATTCTTTATGCCTAACCTTTGATAGGCGTTACTAAATTCCCCTTTATCacttgacttttttttttttttcctacc encodes the following:
- a CDS encoding Histone deacetylase, yielding MKNGSINTQSKNENKKTPLKQDTIAHLKLPDKEACFNNFIIEKFDNINDISLYLRESNNLADSAQQVGGDDVFMVDLIGAADEGALKNGHLGSSHGKSSRARRGRPPRVTLPTMTTRNKSKSHLNGNHVISNHISSNHISSNHISSNHISSNQISSNHIRGNRMRGYRSRNNCSHSDNTPSKLYPGDHLGGDHYASDFPLDILTNSNQNGSLSGRYKRMLEGEGRSLRKKKPEAKKKLTNEHYEGGEKEKRKRRSKSDMNRRGRKKKKKSSDKGEFSNAYQRLGIKNNMINKNYSKRRNKLQKGSSVRKKMHLRRGQLSSTSSSNDGEFKANKYLLDKIFLSLKKKGNSMEQQNNNFYIECDGSADLDTGGEADTDLEVFERGALDNFPVGVSSGVPAKVKFSTSSGATRRAALGPPDGGTSSYADNALDEYYPTNPQKSLLLRKNNYYTHYNKRKANKRSNVNHLYKYADSNYKYHQPGDLKNGRIFSSSKRGNNNVEYDCIGFVCDEEYMCQNLHFDENHVESPDRIKCIIKALKEKNVINKMVQIKCREALYEEIKECHTSTHINNIFYSLKRKLKYNKKDVIYPFDKHDTYYTSYTGTVSKRAVGGLLNLCDVILSNKNEKFKYIDFKKSFRYNYNFFRNIPPNGVRGFLRNRINHNSHFKRSKSESNLYVMSPFEEHDIGLSENNGGVNHVRSNTKNKKPTNAAPKRGTHKTVSTSNYCYNWNQAQSERPPNEDPSTLEEPNKEESIACLGEATPPEQQEADTQLANVIEEMPPTNNQTNNHTNNPTNREEVPVFNKQFRSYSTSICSAKECTTSSSSFTDINCGFAAIRPPGHHCSRSSPSGFCIFNNISVACKYIFKKYGIRKIFIFDWDVHHDNGTQEIFYSDKDVLCFSIHRFDKKKNDGKKKKGANSAAGGGTTNGEKGKSNKGRKAEINKGLCKTFKSDTKGSSILDPILSTTQGALSTTLDNRKVATISGEPPSNATHTDDRKKKMKKKRKERGTKEKKNLKSYEENLFYPRTGAKNELGSKSGYKFNINVPLEKGYNNCDVYYVFKYLLLPVLETFQPEFIFISCGFDASIKDPLGECNLTHNFYQWMTLQLKNFADIFCKGRIILVLEGGYNLNYLPKCTLACIKALIKKNKNRKEYPPKQNYKWGGNTSTDGGMITKGDGLSTVTPTNGVLTMEGALPKGVKISEPNGSPNRSPSRDELTPSSDSAFRKMQNWIQVKHGSLINNIRKNNDHVNFYKFKCSSDYYKTSTMPFKHVKGKTYTSSMTSKKKELITTGMLHYSTYKVIKYFLCILKGDPFHLNIKLPPYNSFLKKKGLENKKSSLERKISIFKKVDSRSDHLRHDGGNYSHYGESYYDNGLHGGDSGIPYDAPYDEEDGGIMNSYMKKKIEQLNRYNETYKKQYSLSSTTISNLSHSDLYISNDEFDCNSSDSSKTSKRKVILLNKLKLKISKNDNMSSAPTASRPLPKIEKKKRKRKKQKQTFPILSNNNRKMNGIEIWDLTNIPEDDDIINVNKHNSNERAGRAREISRKGSRAPPNLISTTCPPHQNDHQEDHLGFDLTNLKYCRNQLQNSFTMYTQRKKGFIFFYGSGHRNQWVLPAHKKITRIIKLCSELEAYFYAWLYLCCGKKICISGTMVDYASILEGKVTVEGLSLSVHSSEGQKRQAEELLKFTVPCYHSFLKKTQLLQLGYQEGAPQSVDALHVVEESHEGSAAKDATGGNHQWKEQTVDGELHEKEEGKSNHDDKSEENSKNSVAMLNSGEICTSQSSCSFEQNDNEKNLMEHKRSGSVIDQPSSTKQSEPPLKSEKNKTAICLANVLSKMRHPCVMDVKMGVRLYGDDCAKDSIQKKIQKAKSRSCLSHGFHLTSLIGWDKRKEEPFFISKEDAHSIKNDDAFVDAFMSYFLACDNVHISKMLLKKLLLVLEHMKAFFESQQLFAFYGTSLLFVFDSDPSKNKIDGEGTSRVAENPTSEVIDLTDVNNISLAVHPEEGKSNKKEKEDHEDIFNFREKMQKIFEDSLTLEERDIYMQKKLNYKILKSANIYIIDFAHASFNRNEKDEGFLLGITSLYRIMKKTIQRIEALYLA